The segment ATGGTGAGGCTATGCCGATAGCGCGAGCGGAGCAGGTAAGCGTGGAGGTAACGCCTTGGTATCACGTGATGTCACGGTGCGTGCGAAGGGCGTTCCTGTGCGGTCAAGACCAGGTCTCGGGTAAGAACTTCGACCACCGCAAGGGCTGGCTGGCGGACAAGATGA is part of the Pseudomonadota bacterium genome and harbors:
- a CDS encoding transposase; its protein translation is MPIARAEQVSVEVTPWYHVMSRCVRRAFLCGQDQVSGKNFDHRKGWLADKM